The segment TTACCAAGTGCCAGAGGGCTCTTCAGAGAAGGGCCCTGCAGTAAACAAGAATTACTGTTAAAACTAACCATCCCTCTGAGTTGATTAGCTAAACAATAAACTGATATTAAGTTGAACTTGAAGCTAGGTATGTACAATACTTTATACAGAATTAATGTTGAATTCAAACACACATCACCAATTTCAATCACTTTAACCTTGTATCCATATGGTAGGTGATTAAGAAGGGATAAGGTAGAGGCTTAAGGTTTGTGAGATTGTGTTTTGTGTAGGTCATATGGTGAGATGCCCCTGAATCAATGATCCAAGAGCCAGCAGTCAATCTCTCACATTTACATGAGATATCACCTATCTTACTTATAGAAGAATGACAAGAAAGTATACCTGCTAGGCTTGCAGCTCCACTTGACACATTGTTTGTATATTCAGATTCATTTCCACCATGCAGATTTCCAAGTAAATTGAGTAATTGTTCATATTGACTCTTTGACAGATTCACTGGCATTTGTTTTCCCTGCTCAAAATTTTCTTCACACTTGTTCCCATCACCTTCAGAGGTATGTACATTTGCTGCAGATCCTTTGCCTCTTCCTCTTGGATTTCTTGTGTTGGTTGGATAACCATGAAGTTTGTAGCACCTATCTTTGACATGTCTAGTTCGTTTGCAATATTCACAAAACATATTTGATCTATTACCAGCATTAGAGTTTCCCCTATAGGTATTAGTGTTGTTGAAATTGCCAGTATTGTTATTGTTGAAGCTGCCAGTGTTGTTGTAGCTTCCATTTCCCCTACTTGTGCTTCCTCTATAAGAGCTAGAGTTTGTTGCATTATTTTGATACAACATAGAAGCATTAAGTGAAGTGGACTCCAAGGCCATATGATTTAGAGGCTTCATTTCTCTCTGCCTCTCTTCCTGTGACAGGATAGCAAATGCCTGTGCTATTGTAGGCAATGTAGACATCATGAGGATGTTCCCTCGCACAGCAGTATACATCTCATTTAGACCCATTAAGAAGTGTATAAGTCTTCTGTCCTTCTCAGCCTTATACAATTTTACCTTTCCTCCACAAGTACACACACAACTACACTGTGAATTGACATCAATTGCACTCATTTCCTCccataatttcttcattttagtaTAGTAACCAGTAATGTCTAGAGTACCTTGCAccaaataatttatttccttCTGCAATTGATATAGTTTGCATCCATTAGTCTGATCATATCTATCTTCCAATTCCTCCCACAGTTCCTTAGCATTGTTAACATATTGTAGGCTATCTCGCAGCTCTGGGGAGAGGGAATTTAGGATCCAAGATGTCACCATATCATCACATCTCTCCCACTGCATGAATGATGGATCTGTAAAGCTTGGTTTCACGATCTTGCCATTGATGAATCCAGTTTTATTCTTAACAGTCAATGCTCTAAGAACTGCTCGTCTCCATGATCTGTAACTAGTTCCATCAAACACTACAGGAAGCAAGGTAGAAGCAGCATTTTCAGATGGATGTAGGTAGAAAGGACTATTGAAGTCTGGTCGTTTTAAGGAGTTACTGGCATTCACATCAGTTGAAGTATCACCCATGGAGAATGGATTGATATTAGCAAATGGAGAGTTTGTGAATCAGCAACAAGTAACCAACCAAACCAAAAAAAacagagaagagaagagaagggaAGAGAAAACAGATCAAAGAATCAACTTGAATAAGGAAGATCAATGAATCGATCAACAATTAGATCAAAAGATCTAGTGTGAGCaaccttgctctgataccatgatgAAACCAGCAATGTAAGCTGATGAAACCAGCAATGTAAGCTGGAAAGTAATCTCATTCCTCCATTAATGGAGGTTGAATTCCTGGCAATAGGAcgaaaggaagaagaagaaaaagaaggttCCTTTTAGTTTTGAATCGTCTGATCTTAATCAGTGTATtggatgtgtatatatacacatcaatGAGAAGTTAACATATtaacaaatcaacaaaaaatgcaaaacatGTGAATACTAACTAATTATAACCAACTATAACTAACTACTTGAAAGTTGAATAgtactaactaactaattgatAACTAACTCATACTAATTAAGCTAGTTTTATCAAATTCTAACATTCAaagtaaaaaattgaaactttgaTATTCTGTATCCAAACTTGATACTAGTAGTCTTGAATCATGAGCAATATTAAGAGTTAACCCTCTTAAAAGCACGATTCACAATACAATTAATTCAAAATGAGGAATTTATTAATCATGCAAGTATCTTAGcttgttcatttattttttttgcaactCTTTATTTACGGATTAATTCACCTCAAATAAAATAGTTTcttattataaatcatttatattaCAGTAGAACCTTCTATAGcgttaatttatttaacttcaaaaattttccATATATACTCAAAGGCTCGAACGATTCAAGACCTTTGATTAAGAATATTCTAAATTCAATAAGACTTCAAAATCTAAATTTATTTCACTTTGTCGATCAAGTCCACAGTTGTATGGGGGTTAAATTGATAATCTAATTCATCTCGTGTCATTATACtttcttaataattttctttcaagTAAACCTTAGAAGAAtcaataaactaataataattatttatcgtGAATATGCCTGAGATTTTGTTGTAAAATAGTTTTGATTGCTTACTCAAGAAGAAATACAGAGAATATGtattccttttttatatatattggcTGTAcaattttataacataaatatataataatatgtgaTCATTAACATTGTGTTGgaaatgtgtgtatatatatatatatatcttgtgAAAGCAATAGAACTGTCTACTATAAAAAGTAAGTTTTTGGTACAGTATTCCTTTAAATAATATAAGGCCATTAATGTATACACGTACACTCACATTGGAatcatatttaaacaaaaaaaaagggagaTTCCATTATTCATGGCTTGTCTGCattactttataattaaaataatatgagaTACTCCAGTTTTCATCGCTCCTCTGGATTTCGTTTCGCTTCAtactttgatttttgataaatacGACTTCTAATAATGGCACCTAATTCAtcactcaatttattttatctgCCTGTGTTGTTAATTACATTAATGTTTTCTAAATTATTCCTCCGTTTAATTTTACTTATCACTAATTCTAAATATAGATATTgacatatttagaaaaaataataaaggagagGGGAGGGGTTTGGGATGGTGGATGAAGTTCGAGGATagtgatgaaaaaataaaattttaataatgtaaatattttttaaaataaactcaattttgtttagggggtggtggtggtgattgGGGACTGGTTTAATGATAGGGAGTCTAGggacaaaataaattgattttctcaactaaaaaaaattataatttaaagttgaaagagaatttcggacaatattttttttaagttttgatgaaaataaattaatttgaaaaatatttttcaaaatatttaatccaatcaaatataaaaaaattaaaacatatttttaaaaataaaaaaataagacaactCTTTCTTGAACTATATGATAAACAAATCTTAAAGAAATATTTCACCAAAACACACATAAAAAGCTAAATGAAAGAGTATCAAGTAAACACTGGCTatcaaaatgaaaatgcaaAATACTAATATTTAACCCTGAAATTGGAATACAGGCTTGATTGTAACCAAACACCACaaacttttttacttttaaaaatcaaagaatctTGTAGTATTTGATGGTAAAAATGCACACCCCTTACATTTTAGACGGTTTTTAAAGGCACATATAAATCTCAGGAAACGGAAGGCtgtatttataatatgtttttgtgTTACGACAAATCAATCATCTcgtattttaaaatagttatcatatttcatttgtcaaaagttaaattcagtaaatttaattaatattttttaaaaattatttttatttattatattaatatgtgagtgattaaattttatattattttttataaaaatctaaatattaaattaatataatcaaattaactcTATAAATGTAAATTAGGACCAGCAATATAAGActaataattaaatacttaaaagATTATGTGGGGGAGATAACAAGATTTTTGAGATGTGGAGAAAAGACGACACGTGTGAATGCAAGCGAAGAATTTTAAGGCACGCCACAAGTTGGGAATCTACATTCAATTGTTAAAGGCCGGGTCGGGTCGGTCCGCGCCGATGTATTGGAATCCAGTCGATGTAGGGCTCGGGTCGGTAACGGGCCAGTTAATTCGGCTGGCTATTGAGCTGGGCAATTGGAGCTCGAATTGGGATTGGGTTAATCACAATAgctctctctttttcaattctatttttttttttattatttctctggatgaagatttattcaaatttataaaactttgtactatataatttttgttgacATTATTGtaacttcaaaat is part of the Solanum lycopersicum chromosome 1, SLM_r2.1 genome and harbors:
- the LOC138347230 gene encoding uncharacterized protein; translation: MGDTSTDVNASNSLKRPDFNSPFYLHPSENAASTLLPVVFDGTSYRSWRRAVLRALTVKNKTGFINGKIVKPSFTDPSFMQWERCDDMVTSWILNSLSPELRDSLQYVNNAKELWEELEDRYDQTNGCKLYQLQKEINYLVQGTLDITGYYTKMKKLWEEMSAIDVNSQCSCVCTCGGKVKLYKAEKDRRLIHFLMGLNEMYTAVRGNILMMSTLPTIAQAFAILSQEERQREMKPLNHMALESTSLNASMLYQNNATNSSSYRGSTSRGNGSYNNTGSFNNNNTGNFNNTNTYRGNSNAGNRSNMFCEYCKRTRHVKDRCYKLHGYPTNTRNPRGRGKGSAANVHTSEGDGNKCEENFEQGKQMPVNLSKSQYEQLLNLLGNLHGGNESEYTNNVSSGAASLAGYKVLNLATKRIHVSRDVLFYETVLPFVITPAGSSINSILQFLVHYSDKLSCMSSKTNTFIDDEMLNHHTLDEVTCDQVPIPENTPITESTTPPTELNIPVTAPTGPNVSVLTPRRTTRSCHPPSYLKDYNYSLPKLHSSSPINNVVDSQHSLTSFTNHPDHVCFSTLCSESQQLIHNVSHDIEPTSYEESSLNPAWQAAMKQEFDALHTNNTWELVKIPKEKNVIGCKSVYKIKHMADGSIDRFKARLVVKGYTQQAGIDYNETFSPVVKMTTVRTLISLAVKKG